ATTTGAGCCATGGGTTCTTGTTAGCAGGGAGCTTTAGGAGGGCATCCACAATGGCTTTGTGGTAATGTGGGTCAACAAGGATATGAAATTCCTCTCCCCACTTGGATTTGGGCCAATTCTCTGACACAGACAACTGGGCTTGAATTGGATTTTCAAGTCAAGCTAACCCATTAAGCCACTGAGTGAGTAATTGAAAAAAGCTGTAAAATCTGCATTTCCATCCAAACATACACTGCTTAAGCTCATTAATGCAGTGCACAGATAAGTTGCAGAAACTGTAGTAATCTGTGTGCTGCAGAAACAGACCTATTATTCTCTCTATATGGCTGTCCGTCTCTGTAACTATTCCTTAAACCCAACCAATTAGCATTTCTTTCCGGCAAATCACTGCCCAGAGAATCTTTTGGCCTTTTCCTGGTAAATCATAGTGGCAAACAACTGTTATATTTTGTGCAATTTTACCCTCACCTCTTTTCTTGCAACCCCTTTTTCTCAAGGAAGTTACTGTCTTTTCACAATCCACCCATCTCCAAAGGCATCCCTCATTTCAATATACATACATCGTCCACTGTTCTTGTCTCCTTAATACTCTCTTTGATAGTCTTACTTGTATTATAATCTTGTAGCTGCGTTGTGACAATGGAGATGGCAAAAGGGCCTTTGGCATTCCTTCCTCAGCTGGCCTTCACTTTTATACTGTGTTTTTCTGTTTGTGCAGGTGAGTTTTTGCTCACCTTTAAGCATTTTAACTCATTGTGTTTGGCCTTCaacttttctctctttggaggGTTGTTTGGTGGACTTCACATCTTGTGCTTTCAATCACACCACATTTACAAACAGGATGCTAGAGATGGGCATGTATTTGATCTATCACCATTGTGTAAGATTTtagtattatatttttcaagGTTCATTATTTGAGGGTGTGTTCTTCATCTCCGTTGCATTGCTTCTTACTAGGCCCACTGAGGTGGGTTCTTCACCTTTTGTATTTTCTCTGCACTAGATCAATGAGAAAGGGGGAATTTTAGTGAATTTGCAGCCGTTGGATGATTGATTCTAGGCTCAGTCCACCAATGATGATTGATGCTCTCTTCACTCTTTCTCATCTAGTGTCATTCACAACTatgttttgattcatttttgtaCTATCAAAGATATCTCATTATTCTAGCTCATTAGGTAGAGTTCCTAATCTTCCTCTTTTTTGGTCTATGGACAGTATTGGCTTCATATTAAGATCATGTTTCAATAATTGCACATTAATGTATGGATCATGAACCACATAAACAGAGTCAGGGTTGAGTCAGTGAACCCTACAATTTCACAACTCTAAATTTGGGTTCTTTAACAATGCAGGGTCAAGGACGCGTGGTGATGAAGGAAAGCTGGTAAGTTCAGTGTTACTTCAATTCCTGCCACTGGTATGTATGGCCTTCTGATAGATTGGTTTGTGGGAAGATAAGTTGCAATATATCCATTAGGGTAATATCGGATGAATTGCTGATCTCTGTTTTTAAGTGCTTTAATGCCAAATGCCAAGCAAAAAGAATAAATGAGCTAAAGTGGATGCCACTTAACTGAAGCAACCCAAGTGCTCCCTTGTAATATCTCTTCCCCAAGAGCAATCCATATAAAGAAGGAATGTGAGACTGCCATCAATCAACTTTTGTCacttacattttaaatgaataacTATAACCCTGTAGTTTTTGAAGAATCAACAAGCCTTGAAAAGAGGAGATAATGACCATGATTTTCTACCTTAAGAAAGAAGTATTGAGTGTCCATAAATCTAACCATGTGGTCAcaggaaattatttttcagtTTTGGTTTTCCTTTCTGTAGTCTGTAAAATGTTTTGGCAGGTCCGAAACGGAGATAAGCCATCTTGGTGCATCGCCAAGCCTTCAACCGATAATCTTAAGCTTTATGATAACATTGATTACAGCTGCAAGCAAAATGGAGTTGACTGCATTGGCATTGCACCTGGTGGTAAATGCTTTAATCCAAATAATGCAGTTTCACATGCTTCAATGGCTATGAATCTCTACTACAAGGCTGCTGGAAAGCACACCTGGAACTGCCATTTTAATGGCACTGGTATGATCGTTCTTGTTGATCCATGTAAGTGTCTAATGCTCAAACAGTGTTACAACAGGGAATTTTGTTAGATTTTGTCTTCCTAAAAACCCTAATAGTCATTTTGAGTTCatatctcaaattctttttcatGTCTTTTGGCAGCCGTTGGAAGCTGCATCTATCAAGTTTGAGAGATCCGGAATCAGGCGAAGGGAAGACATGCATGCTGACATGCCAATTAAATAAATCAGAGTTGTTAACTTAGCCTGCTGTATCTTGTACAATGCTCCTTGTAAGCTCAAGGAGCATGAAGAGGCTGTGAAAACAAAACAACAGCAACTCTGCTTTGATATCCCCTCCAAATAGCTACCCAATAAAAGCATTATTAAGGACATCCAACAATGCTTTATTAAGGAAGCAACACTATCACTTCATTTCGAGTGTTCTGTTCACACAAGATATTTCATCTCATCATATCGACGGAATGAGCCTTAGACATCAACCCATTACAGCCATTTAAAAGGGCCTACCATGCCTCCTGGAGATCCAGGTCAACAATATATGATTGAGACACCATCTACCACAATCACCCATTACATAAACACACGATGTAAGGAACTCAAACTGCTAAGAAACACCATGTTACTACATTGTGTCACAGCCATGCTGACATTTTCTTCATCAAAGACTTCTTAGTACAATCCAATTCCATCAATTATGACAAAATTCTCATATATCTTTTGGCATATTTGAAGGTAACAAAATAGTGAAATaccattaaaatgaaatttagaaaagaacaagaaagaaattaaagaaaaaaaataagggaagAAACACATCAAATAGAAAAGGACACCTTAGGAGAACATCTTTTCAGCTGAGAACCTTTGAGACTCATGAGCGATTCCTTATTCATCTGTTCCCAATAAGTCTAGTACATTGCACGGCAGGGTTTGATCAATCTTTAAAAGCTTAGGCCTTCTCCCACTTGAGGGGCTTCACAACCTCCCAGGTGAAGTCTGGGTCATCCCTTCCAAAATGCCCATAGGCAGCCGTCTTCAAAAACCTGCCATTGCCACCCCTCTTGAGGTCAAGGTTAATTGCAATCATTCCTGGCCTGAAGTCGAAGTTCTCCTTCACAATTTTGAGGATCTCCTTGTCAGGAATCTTTCCAGTTCCATAGGAATCAACAAAGACAGACAAGGGCTCAGGAACACCAATGGCATAAGAGACCTGCACAATGCATCTGCGAGCAAGCCCATTTGCTACGATGCTCTTGGCAGCCTGCCTGACAATGTAGGCACCACTTCTGTCCACCTTGGTAGGGTCCTTGCCAGAGAAAGCACCACCACCATGGGCTCCCCAGCCACCGTAAGTGTCAATGATGATTTTCCGTCCAGTGAGACCAGCATCACCGTGAGGGCCACCAATGACAAAGCGGCCTGATGGGTTGAGATGGAAGATGGTCTTCTCATCAAGGTACTTCTCAGGAATGACAGGCTTGATGACGTGCTCTTTGAGATCAGCAGCAATCTCATCATTGGTGACAGTCTCATCATGCTGGGTGGAGATGAGAACAGTGTGCACACGGAGGGGAACCATGGCACCATTCTCATTGTGGTACTCAACAGTGACTTGAGTCTTACCATCGGGCCTCAGCCATGAACAGGTTCCATTCTTCCTAACCTCAGTGAGGCGGGCACCAAGCTTGGTAGCAAGAACATGGCTCAGAGGCATAAGTTCAGGGGTCTCATCAGTGGCATAACCAAACATGTGGCCTTGGTCACCAGCACCAATTTCCTCTGGGCGCTTGGTAAGATGACCGTGAACACCCTGGGCAATATCAGGGCTCTGCTGCTCAATGTTGACCAGGACTTTGCAGTTATCAGCATCAAGACCCACATCATCAGAGACAAATCCAATGGTGCGGCATGTGTCACGGACAATCTTCTCGTAGTCTATATCGGCCTTGGTGGTAATCTCTCCAAACACCATAACCATGTTGGTCTTGGTGCATGTTTCACAGGCAACCTTGCTGTCAGGGTCCTGAGCAAGGCAAGCATCAAGCACTGCATCAGAGATCTGGTCACACAACTTGTCGGGATGGCCCTCATTTACAGACTCAGAAGTGAATAGGAAGGTCTCCATTCTTTCAAGCTACACAGGCCACAAGCACAACAGCATGCCTTAGTATAAATTGATGAACAATAACTCCTTAGACAAGAAGCTTTATTGAGGTTAATATAAACAAATCCTATTGATAAGAATATactagaaagaataaaaaaacatgtatgTTCTTCATGATTGGTTAACTGACACATGGTATGTCAGAATCATTTCACTACTATGGAGGGTCAGAGTTCACCAGGAGAGAGAATCAGACCCACAAAAGTCTACTCCCAGGAGAATAATTAAAGAGGAAAAAGGGCAGATTCTTTACTGTTTTGACATAAAGTTGTAAGGAATCTGGAACGCAGTAAAACGTGTTACAAACCATAGTGGTCAACTCCATCAGCTTGGAGAAAAACAAGTAAATTTATTGTAACTACAAAAACATATTATTCTTTTGGCAAAATTTAGGAGACTTCTGCGAGATTTTCTTATGCTACATTTGGATTAtgaaaagaatatgaaaaatgctcggaaaatgatgaaaattaggTAAAAGAAGAATTCCTCTCATAAAAAATTTTTAGCAGTAACTTCCTTTACCCACATCTTTTCTGAGATCCAAGCAAAGCCTTCTACATTTTCGTTTTTCAGTAATTAGTAATACACTACACACCCATTATACTACTTCTCGTACTGGCAGTTGAAATCTCCACAACTGGGGTACAACAGCATATCCACCCCTGAATTAATTGTCGAACAATTCCTGACCTTAAAGTATAAGCAAAATAGAAATGGACACTACTAAAAGAAATCCTTCGAAGAGAAGAGAATAGCTATAGAGATGGAGCACTATTaagattatgaaaaataatgcaTTCCCCAAATAAGCTTTTGGAAGGGCAACGCCATACCATCCGGAACCTCGTGAATAGACACGACTATTAAATCGGCCGATTTTTCGAAAAATTACCATCCATGCTCTTGACGATCAATCCAAAAAACCAATCATTCTTTGTTTACAAAAGACTTCCCTACAGGCATTATACCACGTCCTACCATTTGTTTCCCAATACGGTTCATTCTACAAGTCCATCCTGTGAGAACAGAGATTTCTCTAAATTACCGTAAACTAGCCAACACAACATTCCAAAATACCATCAGATCTGAGAGACTAAGGTGTCAAAATCAAGTTGAAGAACGAAACAGACAAGGAGAAACATTAACAGCTTTACACAGAAAAACACTCCGAAAATGTGTGAGATATCAAACAAATACTACATCTCAAAAACTCACTTAACAATTGCTTAGAAATTGCAGTCAGCTCAAAATCTCAGTGTCCTTGCTTACAAGTTCTGCAAAAGCACTCTACGAAACCCATTTTACGCTATCCT
Above is a genomic segment from Vitis riparia cultivar Riparia Gloire de Montpellier isolate 1030 chromosome 7, EGFV_Vit.rip_1.0, whole genome shotgun sequence containing:
- the LOC117918531 gene encoding S-adenosylmethionine synthase 5; the protein is METFLFTSESVNEGHPDKLCDQISDAVLDACLAQDPDSKVACETCTKTNMVMVFGEITTKADIDYEKIVRDTCRTIGFVSDDVGLDADNCKVLVNIEQQSPDIAQGVHGHLTKRPEEIGAGDQGHMFGYATDETPELMPLSHVLATKLGARLTEVRKNGTCSWLRPDGKTQVTVEYHNENGAMVPLRVHTVLISTQHDETVTNDEIAADLKEHVIKPVIPEKYLDEKTIFHLNPSGRFVIGGPHGDAGLTGRKIIIDTYGGWGAHGGGAFSGKDPTKVDRSGAYIVRQAAKSIVANGLARRCIVQVSYAIGVPEPLSVFVDSYGTGKIPDKEILKIVKENFDFRPGMIAINLDLKRGGNGRFLKTAAYGHFGRDDPDFTWEVVKPLKWEKA
- the LOC117918532 gene encoding major pollen allergen Ole e 10-like isoform X2; its protein translation is MEMAKGPLAFLPQLAFTFILCFSVCAGSRTRGDEGKLVSSVLLQFLPLVRNGDKPSWCIAKPSTDNLKLYDNIDYSCKQNGVDCIGIAPGGKCFNPNNAVSHASMAMNLYYKAAGKHTWNCHFNGTGMIVLVDPSVGSCIYQV
- the LOC117918532 gene encoding major pollen allergen Ole e 10-like isoform X1: MEMAKGPLAFLPQLAFTFILCFSVCAGSRTRGDEGKLVSSVLLQFLPLVRNGDKPSWCIAKPSTDNLKLYDNIDYSCKQNGVDCIGIAPGGKCFNPNNAVSHASMAMNLYYKAAGKHTWNCHFNGTGMIVLVDPCKCLMLKQCYNREFC
- the LOC117918532 gene encoding major pollen allergen Ole e 10-like isoform X3, with amino-acid sequence MEMAKGPLAFLPQLAFTFILCFSVCAGSRTRGDEGKLVRNGDKPSWCIAKPSTDNLKLYDNIDYSCKQNGVDCIGIAPGGKCFNPNNAVSHASMAMNLYYKAAGKHTWNCHFNGTGMIVLVDPCKCLMLKQCYNREFC